In Sebastes fasciatus isolate fSebFas1 chromosome 8, fSebFas1.pri, whole genome shotgun sequence, the DNA window gtttgcctttacccacttagtcattatatccacattactgatgattatttaccaaaaaatgtcattgtgtaaatattttgtgaaaacaCCAATCCTACATAATCGTCGCAATACCGATAttaaggtatttggtcaaaaatgatatttgatttttttctgcatatcgcccagccctaagaGATATATGTATGTGGGCGGTAGATGTTGAATGATTGACTGTCACTACTTGAACCTAATGTGTGCTGGGTTTTTTTCTTCAGGGTCTGAGCTTTCACCTGGGAGCTGTTCTACTCTCGTTGGGCTTCATCACATATGTTGAACACGGTATGAAAAACATATCCGCTTGTACATCCGAGTACTTAACTGTGAAAGTTGAACCTTTTGAAAGGTATAATAGAACTATCACTTTCACCTGACCCAAGACTGCTCTAAAGCAGGTTACTCTGGGCTGTGTGTGCTCTGTATGATGTACTTAGGGACTACtgtgatttttctttcttttttcttatcctCAGTTCTGAGAAAGAAGCTTGCATCCATCTTCAGTGCCTGTATCCTGTCCAGACCCTGCACCTCTGACTGCAGCCATCAGCACAAGAAGGTACGGCTTAAGCTCTACTCAGCTGTGTGAGCGATGCTGAACAATTCCACGTTACATGCATCAATCTTTTACCGTCTGTAGACGGAGCACTTGCACCCAATAACACTCCACCCTCCCACCCTATTAAcatcatttgtaaataaataacagatgtACAAATACATTGTCTAATTCCCCAAAACATCCCCATTTGCTTGGCTTAATAACATGCACAACCCTCATATTCATTTACGAATCATCAATTTAGCGTTTTTAAATGGGAATGTATTTGTGAATCTCATCGGATTTCTGAAGATCCTTTTGAGACTGTTTTACCACGCTGTTGTTTCTCACACAAAATCTGCCATCCAGCTGCCTGTCTATgaaagccggctgtcaatcactcgcaaacatcaatcaaacagtcaaactaggcagcgctgatcaaatatgaataaatattctgttactggaATGTCTATTTcacgcctcaaatgttttcagaaacatcttgtagtttactgttaaactgtaaaatgagaaagtttgtgacccggcagccatgttgagatcagttgaagaaataccaagcaccgcccaccagctggagcatagccaataggaacgctagatttttgaaagcctgataacagagccatgaggaggtgcatgagtctagttttctctcagaacacttgaattacaatatgctgaaaggttattatggaatttgtgcctgctgatgccaaacatatactgcctactgctacTTTAACTTGTCACATCTCTGTAATTCtgcgagagagggagagtgtgtgggtgtgcgagGTACATATAGTGTGCAGCGGATGACGTCTGTGATTAATTTGGTGTAATTGCTCCTGACCGGAGGATGATAGTCGCATGTTTACAGGTTCACTTTCATTCATAAAACCGTGTTTTTACATATgtaaatatttgtttgtttctgctgaACACTGAGTATAAATACACAGAGGAATGACTGTTTTGTGTGTCACCTACACCAAATCCCCTGAACAACCTCATGAATGACAAACTGTATTTCACTAAGAGCTGATGGCATGGCCACCAATACAGTTAATGCTTAGGTAATTACAAATTCATGATATTTAATTTTCTGTTCGCTTAATACTTGTGGATTTATTGTGGTGTAGCACTTTAAGGTTCTTTGCATTATATACTTGACCTtcttgatttcatttgaattgaATGCCCACTGTACTGGTGTCTGGTGTCTTATGTGAGAAAATtctggttgtgtttttttatctgttggaTGATTTGTCACAATTTTGCTTCTCAAAAACATAATAGTAGATTAAGTGTCCAGAAGCTTTGAAGAGTAACTTAACCTCAGGTTAAAAAGCAATGTTTTGCTGCCTTCTCTGGTTGAAAGTTTCAGCATCACTGCTGGATGTGGTCAGAAATAGACTTTGTTGCACCTGTAACCAAACCCAGCAGAGATGTCCCAGGGTCCTGGAGTACACCTAGCTACATCTCTGCAGCAAGTGGAGAAGTTAAACCACTGGAAGTCTGCAAAGATTTTCAGGGGGTGTTAAGTTGCTTCTTAAGGATTAAAAAGATTGACAGACACTATGAAGATCGTCTCGTGGCTGTTTCACAGtttattcttttattctctCGATCTGTAGGAGTATTGGGTGATGTTGCTGAATCTGGTTTTCAGCCTCCTGGCCATCTTCCACCTCACCTACCTGGGCTCCATGTTTGATCCTGGAGTTGACGAACAGGAAGTAGAAGAGGTAAGAGCAACTTGAGGACTCAAGGAGTCCAAGGAAAAAGGAATATTTATATGCCTTGTAAATGTCAACGAGATATAACGCAGGACACTTGTGAAATGGAAAGTCTACCAGGAAAAGGGAGGGATTATGCCCTTTGAGTTGCTggaaggcttttaatgtgaaacatctgtgcaggaagtgttgagtttaaTTGACGGAGGCTGAACAGCAAAAGTGAAGAGATTACAAAAATACAGTGAAGGAAACAGAACTCGTGTTAAAGAAGCGAAGAGAGAGTGGCGAGTATGACACGACTGTTATACTGATGGAATTAGTGCTGTGGACATGTACATTATACTGAATGTATCAAGACTTCATGTAAACATGGAGGATGTGTTGGGTTTAGATTGACGGCAACATTCAAACAGAAAGTAGATCAGAAAACAGGGTGGCTTTAACTAAAGTATGATGGCATGTGCTAGTAAAACAGGGACATTAGAGATAAAAAGGgcagtggtgcagtggttagcaatGTCACCTCACAGCAACGGGGGTTCTTGGTTAGCACCCACTCCcatctgtgtggagtttgcatgtgcTCCCCGTGTCAGCAGTTCTCACAGTCCAGatacatgcaggttaggttgatTGGTGACTTTTAAATCCCTGTCAGTGTGAATGAGAGCATCAATGGTTGTGATTGACTGCCGACCCGTGACCCTAAAGGTAGCggttctcaaactatggtacGTGTACCACTGGTGGTGGTACACTCCCTCTAGTGGTAGGCGGAGGAATCtctgaaatattttttacaaatgaaataaaattaatttaaaaacatataatacTATCAAAATACTACAAATGAAAATACCGTAACAATGAGATCATTGAAATGGgatttaaaataagttttggCTTGTctgtataatatttttattttgaaacaaaaaaaggtaTGCACACTCTGCCACCCCGCCACGTAGCAGCTACGTAGTTGGGTAGTAGTGCGTGCAAACATCCACGATTAGTTACAAGCTAAACTGTGATGACAAGATAGTAAGCGAAGGTAGCTAAAATGATGAACACTGCAATCGTGGCTCCAAACGGGAACTATTATTATGGTTTTATGGAAGAGTTTAAATGCCAGCTCTAGTGCTACCCCTTTGTACAGCGTGGCTGTGGCtgacaaaagtcaacaataagtaatattattattaggaaTAATATTGCCTCCTGCGTTACCAGCGTGGTACTtggagagccaaatattttctgaggtggtacaGGATGTAAAaactttgagaaccactgctctaagGATGAGCGGTTATAGATAATGGATAGATGGATTAGAATAAAGGCCTCTCTCTAATGTTAGCCAGATTCAAACAAAGGCCTGGTTCTCTCTGCAGTTGAGGTAACTGTTGGAGAATTTACAATATGCATTTAAATTTTGGATTTGAAGTCTCACTATTGTTCCAGAGCACATGattgcaccacacacacaccacaatgATGATCAGGCCTGCACAGACTGAGAGAAGGTCTTATTGCGTTACTTTTTCCATTCACGTGTGCTTGTTTGTTGCTCCCGTTTGCAGGGTTACGCAGCCATCCACACCATCCAGAGGTGGTCTGAGCTGAACTGGGCGAGCCACTGGGTGGTGTTCGCCTGCTGGGTCTTCTACCGTCTAATTCAGTGATGTCATTAGAGCAGCAGTTGGGAAGGCCGGCAGACACCAGAAACTTCATAATACGACGGGTTTGTCTCGGTGAATATCAGGAGTGTCGTTATCTAACGGAACGAAGGATGAGGATCTGCTCAAGTGGAAAGGACATGTGGGACAGGCGGAGGACTGAGGTGTGCTGAGGTGGTTTTCACAGATCTCTGGATGTGAAGATGGTGTTAATAAACAAACCTCTTTAGACCCGTTTAGAACTGTGACTAATTGTTAAAGGAGAGATGGAtacctacagtatactgtacgAGCCCTGTGAAATGAACTGCAGAGAAGGATCCAATGGTTTGATTGCATTGACAATATGactggaagaaagaaaaaagaaagaacactCTGTGCATGACCTCCGAACAGACCCGGCAAAGCATCCATTTACTTTTGCCTGTAGACAACTGATTGGAGACAGGCAAGGGTAACTGTATTTGGACCGTAGAATTAGTTCCATTGTAATGTTGCTGTTGGACAATGTCCATGTCCAAAAAACATTTCAGCAGTTTAGCATGCTTTGAtacatgtagttttttttaaagggtccATAACTGTCAttattcatactgtatgttcttCTGTTACAACGGAGTATTTTTGTACTGCTGctattatgttatgtttttgtattttttctttttaaatgtttctgtaaatgTCAAACAAACTCTGGGTTTGTGATTGTCTGTAAACATCATACTGACACAGCCAGGATGTAACCCTGAACTCtggttattatattttatatattttttgttaactATAATCACCTACctcgatttaaaaaaaaaaaaaaaaaaagaagaaaaacacttaaTAAAGTGAGTAATCATTACATttatgtaatgtatttttatagGGACAGGTACATAGCATGGACCGGTACGTACTGCTGCATTTACGGCTTAAATCTAGTCTGCAACAGCCGTCTCCAAATGGACttttatataaatacacacaactcAACTGTAACATACAAACAGAACAACACAGTGAcagtgacacaaacacaaaactatCAGTCCCTAATGAATCACCTGTGACTACATGTCTGAGTGAGCCAGAGTTAACTGAGCAACTGAGAAGCtggtagaatagaatagaaagctttattgtcattgtattaaatacaacgagattcacagttgccacttctggtcagtgctttaaaacaaatacttgacaagactaaacgaggcagataaaacatataacaggtaaaacacacagttataaagcaatataaaacaggtaaagtagatgtaataaataagtataaacagaagtgttacactaaagtataaaatataaaaatatatgttaTGTAAAcggaggtaattgcacttgtaaaataggtaggctagatgtaataaataaaatgtaaacaagttgcacttgaggtgtatttGTATGGTCAAATAGGCATTAATGGTTAAGTTgaattaattaacattcacattcaTTTGGAGTGGTGTTTGTGTCACCTAATGAACAgaagctctgtttttggtctccacacACTGAGGGGGAATATtaactctttagctgctaaatgctcttCTGTGTTCACCACTAGTCTCTATCTGTCTACTGCTGAACAGGTAGTGTATACGGTGGGTTTATCAGAGATAATTCACTGACAACAGCTGCAGTAAATGTGCCGTAAATCCGAAAACAATATGCTAAATCAGACTAAAAAACGTTCACGTTATTGATTGACTAGTGGCGCTTTGACTAACCTATGCAGGTTTTGAATTACTTGTTCTTCTTAGATGAACATCTAGCCTCTTACAGAATGGACTTGGATCCCCCACCTGTCCACTTACCTGTATCTAGTCAATCATTAATCAGACAGGAAGCGTTCAGATCAACACAGAAACAACAGGACAGAATCCAAACAGCCCCGGCCTCTCATCCCTGATCCAGGTGACATTACAAGGTGAGTTTGGTGAGCTGTGTCACTCAGTTGGCCATTAATCAAAAGCAGGTTTTTGTAGTTGATTGTGTGACATTTGCCCGTCTGTGTATGTTTGTTGTGTGACAGGCGGACAGAGTGTAGAGAAGCCTTATCTAAAGAATGGGAAGAGCAAACTGTAGCTGGATTGGCCCTGAGATCCCTCTGTCATCTCAGATCTTCAGTGGTAAGTAAAGGTCTCTACTTAAGTAATAGTTGAACGTTAAGGGGAAATGAcatcacagttttttttacaatcgAAAACATCCTTTCGTCCAATCTGTAGCcacattttcaaaaacacaatTAGCACAACATTCGTCTGTTGTGGACTATACCATTAACATAATTCATGTTGTTTTCACAGAATATGCTGTCAAATTACACGTTTCCAAAATGCTTAAATTTTCTTTGCATACAAGCTACAcaattatggatttttttttcttttttttttacatatgctTGTACACAGCATGCCAGAAATGAATGTTTCAAATCTTAAATATAGTATAAAGCCTCTACTTGTGAAGCTCAAAAACTGTATTGAAACAGCTGATTAGCATTTTTGAACGAAACCTCTAATTTATAACTAGTCAAGAGCACCCATAAGACATTTGTAGGTCACATCTatgttgttttatgtgtgtttgagtgtagTCAGTCATGAAGCgttataaatgtattataattcAATATGAATGCCCTCATAACGCACTACAGATGTGGTCTTCTtcatagaaagtgttacagAATTTACCTTTGGTCTTTGACAACCTCGGAGTCAGAGTCTTCATCACTCTCCTGGGATTCTTCCTCAGAGCTGCTGGGCTCATCATgaccttcattattattacacccacgcgacaacgtagtcgggggtatatagcgctccgcgtgtccttCTGTCCGTCCGTTgacgtgtcacactttcgttccggagcagaactcggaaactatttaacttaggagcttcaaatttggtatgctggttgacagtgtggtctagttgtgccttttgggggttagaagtccagggtgcccaacattttttccaaaagagcaaaacctttggccctactttagcaggggtcaagcagttagcgggggggtatgtgagccatgctcacttttgcctcgTTTTTGAATGCTGCAACCATGTCGCTTTCGATATCAGTTTGTCAGATGTCTTTGTATTTTGTTATCCCCCGGTCCTCCGTGCATTGGTCAACACAAGTCTTTATACACTCACCCACAGTATGTGGGTGGGAGATCTGGTCAAGTGTCAACAATATGTGCTTCACTTTGTTCTCCTGAGTGCAAAGGTAGTATGCTCTAATTACTAGGAATGATGCTGTAAGTCCTTTTTTTTGTCCATATGTAGAGCCAAATTGTTTTGCGTGTTGTGTCTTTCTTTGAATTTTTCTTTTCCATCATTGCAAAGCTGGTCAACTGAGTCgcttaatttagttttcttggGTATGGTCTCCATCATGAGGATGAAATCCTCATCCTCAACTGTATGGGCAGGTAGACCAATCGGCTTTTCTTTAGCACCTTGTTCCGGCGAGTCTGCTTTGTATTTTGATACTGACGAGAACGCTGCTTGCTGGGATGGTTTTCTATGTCCTCTTTATGATGATATACATCctcttattcttttatttaaacaaaaaaccCTGTACTAAATAACGTTTACTATGTATAGAGTGTATTTTgtacctcactgtataaaatgacccgtggtgacctctaggataatcacagcctcatgaaacgttacagccaccaactagagacctagagcattcagaggatggatggctgtcctagctagattgacaataaggggatttctgagcagtttccacaacagaagtgctcgccatccaatcaccaaaaaatgcaattcttgcagaaatctcaaaatttcaaaaagtttttgatcccaaatcacagcatggctttttctatggtgttcctcaaggtcttggtatcttaatgtgatattttggagggattattggtcatttttttctggtctattgtgggtctggCATACAAGCAACAGCTATGTCGATATGTCAGTCGCTACTGATTGGTTtgaccaaaacaaaacagtacaACCCATCCTGTCAAAAATAAATTGGTTAAGATGAAAACGATGTCAGGCTGAATGAATCAAGTGAAATTAAATGGAAATTCAGTGCGACTATCAGGCGGTAGTAAAATGAGACACTCCAGATGAGTCTTCAATCACGCTTTGTGACTTTGTCTTTTCTCAGCCATTAAAGATGAACTATGGCTCTTCCTCATCCCAGCCGGCCTGGTTGTCATTTTACTGGGGGTGTTTCTGGAGGAAGTGGGCTTCTTCCTGCGCCACATCACCTCGTCCAGACGAAAACGGCTCTACCTGTGGATATTAGGAATGTACCCGGTAATGTCAAACTCCTCATTCCCACAATCAGCCAGACCTCTCTcagtgcaaaaaaagaaatcttaaaTTTGTTTTGGTCCAAGGTGCACTTGCATTGTGTCTCAATCtttgaatgttgtttttatcttataGGTATTTGCCTTGACCTCCCTCATAGCGCTGTATGTGCCACGCTCTTCCTCGCTGTGTAATTTCATTGCCTCACTGTGAGTTAGCAAGTCTTCAGATTCAAAGATATATGATATGAATTTGTTTTGGTGAGCTCACACTAaactaaaaacaacaaacatcccactcacacacagtgAGCACCTTAGGACATAAAGTAAAGTAATGAATCATAATAATAAGCCATTAAAACAAGCGTTCCTATGGGGATGCTATCATAGATTTAAGACTGTACTGAGAGACTGTACTGAGAGACTGTAATCACATCTGCTGCCCtgcctgaatgtgtgtgtctgtgcaggtATCACTCCATCACCATACTGAAATTCATGGGACTGATCACAGACTTCTTTGGAGGGAAAGCTCGCATGCTGGCTGCTTTGTCTGGACAACGGGTATCTCCAGATCCATTcccctgttgctgctgctgctgtctcccAATGGTGGCCATCAACAGGTACACACCAGACAATGATCTGTGTCACAAACTACACGTGCATTGAATTTTTATTAGCTTTTATTCCCAAGATTTTTTTTGGAGCCAACGGCTAGTGGCTATCATAGGTGCGGCATTTTAAGAGAACTTCCAGTTGCGATGGTGGCAGCTTGGGTcacatctgtgtttgtgtatatatttgtagAACTATTGACAATATCACAATGAAGTGCATGCACATGCATTTcgttactgtagaaatgatcATGGGCGTAACTTCCAGTGAGGTAGCGGAAGTAGCAGTAAGCTAGTTAGTCTCATAGGCTAACGTGGATGTAAGGGcaatggatgtattaagagaactggatacagcgttggaggtggGGCCTCGTTCATTCCTATAAAAAAGTTTCTCAGAggcgcatgaagacaaaatggctcgacaCTCCGCCTGGAGAAGTACCCGGATcctgggcacatggaacatgcgcagtagcgtccgctcggtcacatgactcgatCACGGGGTCCCAgtgtcacgccgtcgtcacggcttgcactccagcctcggtctgggtctcactcacatgaacggaggaagggaaataactctgtattcggctattagtgcgtcTTATAACTTCaaaacctaatgatttaaaaaagggctattagagtgttcgtactgggaagttgatttacgtcaaaaaaaaaattatccgctgagttacagacgtctcgttcccaatgtaagtctacgggaaaagtatttttgggcccaatggcatcacgtgacggacacggaggttgtagtaccaccgtttggccactacgaaaattgggatcaatgaccggcgctcttcctgggggcttagGCTAGcggtgcttttttttaaaaagtaatttgcCTTCAATTTAGcaaatcctgctttatttttttaacagatatttaactaaCGTTAAATTTGCGGCTGTACTAACAACCACACAAAGCTAAATTTGTGGCTTCAACAACAGTGTATTGAACCTGCACCCAAAACAAAAAGGGATTGTTCTTGTGACCGATGGTATAGTTTCCATCGCCGACCTACAGACGAGGAATCCAGAAGTATGTGGCTGAGAAACCTAAACTTGAAGAGACCACCATAAACCCTTTAAGTTATGTGTGCTCATTTCATTGTCGACAAGGATCCAACGGAGGAAAACCCGGAGGCCACTTCTTCAGGTcgtcctcccatccctccataATAGAAGACAGAGCTATGATCACATTTTCCCATCTGAGTTGTAATAGGTGGTGTTCTcacatgttttattatattttttaatacacCGCTCTAGGAGAGACGATTAGTGTACCGTTAGCATGGAAAACGCCGGTTCCGGTTCAGTGACGCATTGAAAATTACACCCGTAATTCAAgcaaggcatcatgggggctAGGAATAAGGTTGAAACAGTCCTTTTAGTTGTATGATTGTCTGTAGACAATGTGACTTGACATGCTGCTCACATGTTAAagcttcttctcttctcctgtGTGTGCAGCACCAGCCTTGGCTGGATGATGGCCGCCGTGCTGCAGCTCTCTGTTGTCCGCAGCATCTTGTTCTTTGTCACTCTGGTCCTGTGGACAGATGAACAGTACGACTACGGTGATGTGAGGCATTTGTTCAAACCTCGATCTGTGCATATTCTCTCAGTgtaatgtattgtattttatagtATGGAGGATCTTTTTCTTCTACACGCTCTGGTTGAAcacagttgttgtgtttttaaatcaCAGTAAATTGCTAGTCGAGAGTAGATGGTTTTCAGTGCTTTACCTTGTTAAGGTGTTTgatattttttccttttactgAGTCTTTAtatctgagtatttcaaaacaTTGTCAAAATAGCAGCCTACCAAAGCTGCAATATCCATCCCATTCAAACTAACAATCATTGAAATCATCGGCTTTGAGTGGGCTGACTGTATACTCTTGAGCAATTCCTGCTCTCAACAGCGCTGGATAAGTTGAAGGATAAAATCAGTGACAACCACCTTCTTGTTCTCCAGGTGGATTCAGTCAACCCCAACCTATACGTGAACGGTATCATATGCGTGTCGACCTTTGTGTCCTTCTACGGCCACCTTCTCTTTTACAAAGCCACTAAGAGTGCTCTACCTGGTTACGGACTGAGAGCCAAGTTCATCTGCATCATTGTGGTGTTGGTGCTGTGTGGCCTGCAGAGCGGCATCTTAGAGACCATAGGTGCTCTGGAGGTTATCCCCTGCACGCCTCCCTTCTCCGTCCTGACCAGGTCCCAGTGTAAGTCCCAGCACATCTGGCCTCTTCCAATCTCTGTCTCAAATCATTCCATCTGTAGTTTAGGAGAACAACTAGCAGGTCTCATAGAACTGGGTTTTCCAAACCACCCTGTTTTTGCATAGTTTCTTTCCCAGATGTTCTATTGGCCTCACATTCCAGTATGCACAGTTAAtcacacttaaagctgcagtgggtagaaatggagcaaatatgattcaaaagttatttctataaaacggtcagtatatcctgacagtactgcatgagacaggtaatctgaaaaaaaaagtcatgtgcctctgtgtcctccggtgctcctaatgacatctgcaggatttcacagaccggagaaaaacaaccaatcacagctgagctggagccttgccgtctctgagcagctgtcaatcactcgcaaactccgatcaaacagtcaaactaggcagcgctgatcaaatacgaatcaatattcggttactgtaatgcatatttcttacgtaaaatgttttcagaaacatcttgtagtgtactgtttagctgtaaaatgagaaagtttgtgacccggcaaccatgttgagatccgttgaggaaatacaaagcaccgcccaccagccggagcaaactctgTCAtgaataggcattacagtaacagaatattgagacatatttgatcagcgctgccaagtttgaccgtttgatcggagtttgtgagtgatttacagctgcttCCGTggaataggaacgctctctctctctttctgaagtctcccgtcacggactagattttctaaagcctgaaaacagagccaagaggaggtgcagaagtctagttatctctcagaacacttgaattacaatatgctgaaaggttattatgcattttttgctcaatgatgccaaaaacattctgcctactgcagctttaaaagaaaaacagtatTTCTCAAAACGATGTTGTACAGTAGGTTATTCCCCAAACACCTGCATAGTCTTTCCAACTTTCTCTAATGAATTTAAGGGGGGAGTAACTGACAAGATTTTGTTGTTACGCATTACACATAGCACACTTTTTATAGCCGTGGTATTCCCTCATAAGACATTCTGCATTTATCCTAAATGCACCCCTTCTACATATACAATTACGAGTTAATTAAATACTCAAGTGCTAAAATttcaaatgaattaaaaaataaaatgtaaccgAAGGTAATAGACATAATTCTCTTGTATGACATcatattattacaaataaaaagcattttccGAATGGAAACTGAAATGACACTTTTGCCAGAGAAGTTGAAAAGAAGGCAAAGAAACCCAAGGCTGTTTCCTCCTTAATTAACTGCATGTAAACATTGTAGACGTCGGCGGTTGATGCCCTTTTTAAACCTGTGTGTTGT includes these proteins:
- the LOC141772238 gene encoding organic solute transporter subunit alpha isoform X1, which translates into the protein MGRANCSWIGPEIPLSSQIFSAIKDELWLFLIPAGLVVILLGVFLEEVGFFLRHITSSRRKRLYLWILGMYPVFALTSLIALYVPRSSSLCNFIASLYHSITILKFMGLITDFFGGKARMLAALSGQRVSPDPFPCCCCCCLPMVAINSTSLGWMMAAVLQLSVVRSILFFVTLVLWTDEQYDYGDVDSVNPNLYVNGIICVSTFVSFYGHLLFYKATKSALPGYGLRAKFICIIVVLVLCGLQSGILETIGALEVIPCTPPFSVLTRSQLIYHYCVIVEMFCIGLYARHTFRKVEPSVADDAEGPVGVWQMEKGVQTDDVQTTHHEPGQLGHRLFSASNPGYSSDSEDSLCRIEHAPLDGFPFPQVRGQRPRRPQPVERRSAEEPGVDLTHITVRADINYQDSRDVTVV
- the LOC141772238 gene encoding organic solute transporter subunit alpha isoform X2, with protein sequence MYPVFALTSLIALYVPRSSSLCNFIASLYHSITILKFMGLITDFFGGKARMLAALSGQRVSPDPFPCCCCCCLPMVAINSTSLGWMMAAVLQLSVVRSILFFVTLVLWTDEQYDYGDVDSVNPNLYVNGIICVSTFVSFYGHLLFYKATKSALPGYGLRAKFICIIVVLVLCGLQSGILETIGALEVIPCTPPFSVLTRSQLIYHYCVIVEMFCIGLYARHTFRKVEPSVADDAEGPVGVWQMEKGVQTDDVQTTHHEPGQLGHRLFSASNPGYSSDSEDSLCRIEHAPLDGFPFPQVRGQRPRRPQPVERRSAEEPGVDLTHITVRADINYQDSRDVTVV